Proteins found in one Artemia franciscana chromosome 13, ASM3288406v1, whole genome shotgun sequence genomic segment:
- the LOC136034626 gene encoding 1,4-alpha-glucan-branching enzyme-like, whose translation MAPQAPEMQKLFNRDPYLRPFEKDLQRRYECFHSFLERINSCEGGLENFSKGYETFGIHVLPDNTVYCKEWAPGAEAVFLRGDFNQWDRCSFPYKKLPFGKWELYIPPEKDGSCRIKHLSKLKIVIATKDGQLVDRISPWATYVVQPPKTEGVAYEHVFWNPPPASKYQFRFKSPRRPESLKIYECHVGIATEEAKVGSYKEFARNVVPRIVKLGYNAVQLMAIMEHVYYASFGYQVTSFYAASSRYGTPEELKELIDVCHSNGLTVLLDIVHSHASKNVLDGLNQFDGTNSCFFHEGPRGEHSLWDSKLFNYSDWEVERFLLSNLRWYMEEYKFDGFRFDGVTSMLYHSRGIGQGFSGDYNDYFCLNVDNDAIMYLMLANHMLHQIYPEIITVAEDVSGMPALCRPVSEGGTGFDYRLGMAIPDKWIQYLKEFRDEDWNMGNLVFTLTNRRWQEKTIAYCESHDQALVGDKTLAFWLMDKEMYTHMSDLSDPSPVIDRGVALHKVIRLITHSLGGEAYLNFIGNEFGHPEWLDFPRVGNNESFHYARRQWNIVDDPLLKYKYLNAFDAAMNKTEDKFGWLHKDPGYVSWKHEEDKVIVFERAGLLFIFNFHPTKSFPDYRIGVQIPGKYRVVLDTDDKIFGGHGRLDHGIRFYTFDQGFAGRYHSMMVYMPNRTGFVLAKED comes from the coding sequence ATGGCACCACAAGCACCTGAGATGCAAAAACTCTTTAATAGAGACCCTTACTTACGTCCGTTTGAAAAAGATCTCCAACGACGTTACGAATGCTTCCattcttttttggaaagaatCAATTCATGTGAAGGAGGTCTGGAAAATTTCAGCAAAGGCTATGAAACTTTTGGAATTCATGTGCTACCTGATAATACGGTCTATTGCAAAGAGTGGGCTCCTGGAGCAGAGGCTGTCTTCCTGAGAGGAGATTTTAATCAGTGGGATCGATGCAGCTTTCCTTATAAAAAGCTTCCTTTTGGAAAATGGGAGTTATATATTCCCCCCGAAAAAGATGGGTCTTGTCGTATAAAACACCTTTCTAAGCTTAAAATTGTTATAGCTACAAAAGATGGCCAGCTTGTAGATAGAATTTCGCCCTGGGCTACATATGTTGTACAGCCTCCCAAAACAGAAGGTGTTGCATATGAACATGTGTTCTGGAACCCTCCACCTGCATCAAAATACCAGTTTAGATTCAAATCACCTCGAAGGCCGGAAAGTCTAAAAATCTATGAGTGTCATGTTGGAATAGCTACAGAAGAAGCGAAAGTTGGCAGCTATAAAGAATTTGCAAGAAATGTCGTCCCTCGTATAGTAAAGCTGGGCTATAATGCCGTTCAGCTAATGGCAATTATGGAGCATGTATATTATGCTAGTTTTGGTTACCAAGTAACTAGCTTTTATGCTGCTTCCAGTCGCTATGGAACTCCAGAAGAACTCAAGGAGTTAATTGATGTATGCCACTCTAATGGGCTTACTGTCCTTTTGGATATAGTTCATTCTCATGCctctaaaaatgttttagatGGATTAAATCAGTTTGATGGAACAAACTCTTGTTTCTTTCATGAAGGACCTAGAGGCGAACATAGCCTTTGGGATAGTAAACTTTTCAATTATTCTGATTGGGAAGTCGAGAGGTTTTTACTCTCAAATCTTCGTTGGTATATGGAAGAATACAAATTTGACGGATTCCGCTTTGATGGAGTAACATCAATGCTATACCACTCGCGTGGAATTGGGCAGGGTTTCAGTGGAGATTACAATGACTATTTTTGCCTGAATGTTGATAATGATGCTATAATGTATCTTATGCTAGCCAACCATATGTTACATCAAATTTACCCAGAAATAATCACAGTTGCTGAAGATGTTTCGGGAATGCCAGCATTGTGTCGCCCAGTTTCCGAAGGTGGAACTGGTTTTGACTACCGTCTTGGAATGGCAATACCGGATAAATGGATCCAGTATTTGAAAGAATTTCGAGACGAAGATTGGAACATGGGAAATCTAGTGTTTACCCTAACAAATCGTCGCTggcaagaaaaaacaatagCATATTGTGAGTCTCATGATCAAGCCCTTGTTGGTGATAAAACTTTAGCTTTTTGGCTAATGGACAAAGAAATGTATACTCATATGTCTGATCTCTCTGATCCCTCTCCAGTGATCGACCGCGGAGTTGCACTGCATAAAGTCATTCGATTAATCACACACAGTCTTGGTGGAGAAGCCTACCTAAACTTTATTGGAAATGAATTTGGCCACCCAGAGTGGCTAGATTTTCCTCGAGTTGGAAATAATGAATCTTTCCACTACGCCCGGCGACAGTGGAATATAGTTGATGACCCTTTACTCAAATACAAGTACCTGAATGCATTTGATGCAGCAATGAATAAAACAGAAGACAAGTTCGGATGGCTTCATAAAGATCCTGGTTATGTTAGCTGGAAGCATGAAGAAGACAAAGTCATCGTATTTGAACGTGCCGgtctgctttttatttttaatttccatccGACTAAAAGTTTCCCCGACTACCGTATCGGGGTACAAATCCCTGGAAAATATCGAGTTGTTCTGGATACAGATGATAAGATATTTGGTGGTCATGGTCGGCTAGACCACGGGATTCGATTTTATACATTTGACCAGGGATTTGCTGGTCGTTATCATTCAATGATGGTATACATGCCAAATAGAACCGGGTTTGTCCTGGCTAAGGAAGATTGA